The genome window AATCGTTGCAGGTGCGACAAACCACTCCTCATTTGCATCGCCACCTAATGTGGTATACAGCAGTTGAGCGCGAACGACCTTCGCCCCGTTTTCCTTGAAGGTTGCGCGAACGATGTCGCCGTTACGCTCGGCCGAAGTGATTGCGGGCACCGTCTCCTTATGTGGCAATTCTCCCTGATAGAGAGGATTATAATAAGGGTGACTGGCATTCATACTGGTCAGCAGTTCAGTTAACTTGGCATTCAACTCTTCTGCCTTTTCGGGCATGGAAGCTACCAAGTTTTTGGATTCCTCAATGTCAACACGTGAAGCCTCGCCGTCGCGTGTATCGTAGAGTTGATACAGCTCCAACTCGCTATCCACGCTGCGGTTGTTGATAAAATCATAATTACGCACCAACTTATAATCACCGACGCGGATCGTGCTATACTGCGCCACGCTATTAGGGAAGTGCCACATCATGGTATCGCGCACGCCACCGTCTGGCTCCTTGACGAGCGTCGGATCTTGAGGCGCTTGCGTCAGTAATGGATACAAATCACTGCCGTCGAGCGCTAGGCCTTCCGGCGCCTCGATGCCTGTCATCGTCAAAATCGTCGGATAGAAGTCCAAGCCATTGGCCATCACTTCGGTTTGCACATCCGCAGGAATGTTAGGTCCGACAATGATCAGCGGCACGCGTGTGCCGCCCTCTTCCAGACGGATCTTACCACCATCGAGCGGATAATTATCGGTAATGATATCGCCCTTCAGCTTTTCCATACCTCCATTGTCTGACGTGAAAATAATGTAGGTGTTTTCGCGCAGCATATGCCCCGGCCAACGTGGATCTTCTGTCGTCTCCAAGTAAGTCAACAAGTTGCCCACATAGTAATCGAACTCTTCAATCATCGCGCAGTAGTAGGGATTCTGCTGCCCAGGACGCGTCATCGGACTCGCGTCTTTCGGAAACGGGATACCGAGCTTTTTGCAGTATTTCTCTAACAACACTTTGCTACGTGTTTGAATCGGAGAGTGCACTAAACGTGCCGCACAAAAGAGGAAGAAAGGCTGGTCCTTCTCTGCTTCCATAAAAGTCACCGCATCGTCAAAAATTCCGTTTTTCGGATAGTTCTGCGCATCCAGCTGCCAAGGATCATCCGGCGCGTGGGTCGAAAAGCCTTTCACACGATTGGGGACCATATCGCGAGCCACGCCCATGCTTTCTTCCGACCAGTCAAAGCCCACATCTTTAGGCAAAGGCTCTGCCGAAGGCTTAATATTCATATGCCACTTACCACTATGTCCTGTCGCGTAGCCATTCGCCCGTAGCAACTCAGCAAGCGTCGCCTGATTCGTCACCAAGCGAGCGGACTGCCAAGGTTCCATCACGCGCATACCATTCAGATTATATGCCGATGGAGGCGTGCCGCCGCGCACGCTGGTTTTGTTGGCGCGTGCTGGATGGATGCCGCTCAGCATAGCGCAGCGTGAGGGTGCGCACACCGGCGCGGCCGAATAGCCCTGCCAAAACATCACGCCATCCTTGGCCAAGCCATCAATGTTCGGTGTTTCATACGGAGACGGCTCGTCGATGTCGTAACACTTCACATCCTGCCAGCCGAGGTCATCGGCGAGCATCAACAATATATTCGGCTGCTCAGGGCGGCCATCGTCAGCCGAAGCAACACCCGTAAACAGAGCTGCAGCAAATACCGAGAAACCGACTCGGGAACAACGACTGAGAAACGGCAGAGTGTTATTTTTAAATAGATTCATTTACTTGTTCTTTTTTACTTTCTCATTTTTCCAGAGCACGATCTGA of Lentimonas sp. CC4 contains these proteins:
- a CDS encoding sulfatase, with amino-acid sequence MNLFKNNTLPFLSRCSRVGFSVFAAALFTGVASADDGRPEQPNILLMLADDLGWQDVKCYDIDEPSPYETPNIDGLAKDGVMFWQGYSAAPVCAPSRCAMLSGIHPARANKTSVRGGTPPSAYNLNGMRVMEPWQSARLVTNQATLAELLRANGYATGHSGKWHMNIKPSAEPLPKDVGFDWSEESMGVARDMVPNRVKGFSTHAPDDPWQLDAQNYPKNGIFDDAVTFMEAEKDQPFFLFCAARLVHSPIQTRSKVLLEKYCKKLGIPFPKDASPMTRPGQQNPYYCAMIEEFDYYVGNLLTYLETTEDPRWPGHMLRENTYIIFTSDNGGMEKLKGDIITDNYPLDGGKIRLEEGGTRVPLIIVGPNIPADVQTEVMANGLDFYPTILTMTGIEAPEGLALDGSDLYPLLTQAPQDPTLVKEPDGGVRDTMMWHFPNSVAQYSTIRVGDYKLVRNYDFINNRSVDSELELYQLYDTRDGEASRVDIEESKNLVASMPEKAEELNAKLTELLTSMNASHPYYNPLYQGELPHKETVPAITSAERNGDIVRATFKENGAKVVRAQLLYTTLGGDANEEWFVAPATIEDGSVVATLPEGTTHYLFNIIDENNYLVSYPAVKSQAAYKGRLKYSQDALSAAR